The following coding sequences lie in one Gammaproteobacteria bacterium genomic window:
- a CDS encoding DoxX family protein, protein MTVAIHVINLVRPITKTLDFLTPALLLGTRLWVANVFFKSGLVKLQSFESTVFLFEFEYQVPLLSPKIAADLATFTELTFPVLLALGLGGRFSAIVLFIFNIVAVISYPDLHVVGVKDHQLWGFMLAILVFYGPGTLSLDHFLMKKFARS, encoded by the coding sequence ATGACTGTCGCGATACACGTAATAAATTTAGTACGGCCTATTACCAAAACGCTCGATTTTTTGACGCCAGCCTTGCTTCTCGGGACCCGTTTGTGGGTCGCCAATGTATTTTTTAAATCAGGACTGGTAAAGCTCCAGAGTTTCGAGAGCACCGTTTTTCTATTCGAGTTCGAGTATCAGGTCCCTCTGTTATCTCCTAAGATTGCGGCTGACCTCGCTACGTTTACCGAGTTGACATTTCCGGTGTTGTTGGCGCTGGGGCTTGGTGGACGTTTTAGTGCCATCGTTCTGTTTATCTTCAACATCGTTGCCGTGATTTCCTACCCAGATCTTCATGTAGTCGGGGTCAAGGATCACCAGCTTTGGGGTTTCATGCTCGCGATCCTGGTGTTCTATGGACCCGGGACGCTGTCGCTTGACCACTTTCTGATGAAGAAATTCGCGCGAAGTTAA